In Planctomycetota bacterium, the DNA window CAGTTCCATGTTCTGCTCCACCGACTTGCCGAAGCCCAGCCCCGGATCGATGGCGATGTTGCCGCGGGGCACGCCCGCGGTAATGGCGTCGGCCGCACACTCATCCAGCGCCGCCGCCACCATGCGCACGACGCCTCCCTCGTACGCGGGGTCGTGTTCGTAGGCGTCCGAGAATCGATCGCGCTCCGGCCGCACACGGCGGTGCATCAGCACGAGTCCGGCGCCGAGTTCCGCGACGGTCGAGCACATCGCCGGGTCGGCGGTGCCGCCCGAGACGTCGTTCGCCGCATCTGCGCCCGCCTCGATGCACGCGCGCGCCACCGCCGCGCTCGTCGTGTCCACGCTAATGGGCACGTCCGCGAGCGCCGCATCGCCCGCCGAGCGGATCGCCTCGACGATCGGTCGCACGCGGCGGATCTGCTCGTCGGGGTTGACGGCGTGCGCGCCCGGTCGCGTCGATTCGCCGCCGATATCGAGCATCGCGGCGCCGTCGGCAACCGCTCGCGCGCACAGATTCAGCGCATCATCGAGCGATCGCAGCACGCCGCCGTCGTAGAAGCTGTCGGGCGTCGCGTTGACGATGGCAACGACGCGCGGCCGATCGAGATCGACCACGCGTCCGTGA includes these proteins:
- the folP gene encoding dihydropteroate synthase, with the translated sequence MLAHGRVVDLDRPRVVAIVNATPDSFYDGGVLRSLDDALNLCARAVADGAAMLDIGGESTRPGAHAVNPDEQIRRVRPIVEAIRSAGDAALADVPISVDTTSAAVARACIEAGADAANDVSGGTADPAMCSTVAELGAGLVLMHRRVRPERDRFSDAYEHDPAYEGGVVRMVAAALDECAADAITAGVPRGNIAIDPGLGFGKSVEQNMELLTGIAELAGRGFPVLVGASRKSFVGRVSLDRESDPAERLAGSIAATVLAARGGALLHRVHDAAPHVQALRLCRVAGRE